The following proteins are co-located in the Gordonia polyisoprenivorans genome:
- a CDS encoding acyl-CoA dehydrogenase family protein — MTNSAPPVVGDLSEFALDIRSAVDAGMSKFGLDYWREIDKQAEFPHEFFDFAAAQGWLGLAMPSQYGGAGMGISEAVVMMEAIARGGGLSAASAVHMNVFGTNVVVKHGSEEMKARDLPAIVDGRMKVAFGVSEPDSGLDTTSLRTRAVRDGENWRINGRKVWISTAQVAQKILLLTRTRDAEPDEPKDAGLTLFFTDLDRSHIEVKEIEKLGRAAVDSNELFIDDLVVPDTDRVGPEGRGFRLLLDGLNPERLLVSAEALGIGRAALHLAVDYAKERKVFGRPIGQNQGVAFPLADSFARLEATWLMVLRGAALYDQGRECGAEANVAKLLAGEAGFQAADRAMQVLGGYSYAKEYHIERLWREVKLTNIAPVSPELIKCYIAEKKLGLPKSY; from the coding sequence ATGACCAACTCAGCACCACCGGTGGTGGGCGATCTCAGCGAGTTCGCCCTCGACATCCGATCCGCTGTCGACGCCGGGATGAGCAAGTTCGGGCTGGACTACTGGCGCGAGATCGACAAGCAGGCAGAGTTCCCCCACGAGTTCTTCGATTTCGCCGCCGCACAGGGCTGGCTCGGACTGGCCATGCCGTCCCAGTACGGCGGAGCGGGGATGGGCATCTCCGAAGCCGTGGTGATGATGGAGGCGATTGCGCGCGGTGGTGGCCTGAGTGCGGCCAGTGCGGTGCACATGAACGTCTTCGGCACCAACGTGGTGGTCAAGCATGGCTCGGAGGAGATGAAAGCCCGCGACCTGCCCGCCATCGTCGACGGCCGGATGAAGGTCGCCTTCGGTGTCAGCGAGCCGGACTCGGGTCTGGACACCACGAGCCTGCGCACGCGCGCCGTCCGCGACGGCGAGAACTGGCGAATCAACGGTCGCAAGGTGTGGATCAGTACCGCCCAGGTCGCCCAGAAGATCCTGCTGCTCACCAGGACTCGCGACGCCGAGCCGGACGAACCCAAGGATGCCGGACTCACCCTGTTCTTCACCGACCTCGACCGATCCCACATCGAGGTCAAGGAGATCGAGAAGCTCGGTCGTGCGGCAGTGGACTCCAACGAGTTGTTCATCGACGACCTTGTTGTTCCCGACACCGACCGAGTCGGACCGGAGGGGCGCGGCTTCCGGCTGCTGCTCGACGGACTCAATCCCGAGCGGCTGCTCGTCTCCGCCGAAGCCCTCGGTATCGGTCGTGCCGCATTGCACCTGGCGGTCGACTATGCCAAGGAACGCAAGGTTTTCGGGCGTCCGATCGGACAGAACCAGGGTGTCGCCTTTCCGCTCGCCGACAGCTTTGCGCGACTGGAGGCCACCTGGTTGATGGTGCTGCGAGGCGCGGCGCTCTACGACCAGGGGCGCGAGTGTGGAGCCGAGGCCAACGTGGCCAAACTGCTCGCCGGCGAAGCGGGATTCCAGGCCGCCGACCGCGCCATGCAGGTTCTCGGCGGCTACAGCTACGCCAAGGAGTACCACATCGAGCGGCTCTGGCGAGAGGTCAAGCTGACCAACATCGCCCCGGTCAGCCCCGAACTCATCAAGTGCTACATCGCCGAGAAGAAGCTCGGTCTACCCAAGTCGTACTGA
- a CDS encoding hydroxymethylglutaryl-CoA lyase: MSPRQVAYCECWPRDGLQSWPEVISTSDKIAVLEAVVDAGVDEIDATSLVPARYAPQFADAREILEFLRDKDVRTRVLTPNVRGVERAIALRDELGGGITAIGFPISASEAHNIANLKKDHREQFAQIEQMIDLARRAGLQTVTAVATAYGCPIVGEVGEDAVFSIARRLVSLGVDRLMLSDTTGVADPIRVGAYTRRAREEFTDVGLIAHFHDTRGTGIANTWAAVAAGAHCVDACLGGIGGEPSTVDQNHVGETGNIAGEDIVVLLERAGVATGVDIDAFIAAGHVAETVQARPGRSLVQRTGSGIGVPRLASASDTHA, from the coding sequence GTGAGTCCACGCCAGGTGGCCTACTGCGAGTGCTGGCCGCGAGACGGATTGCAGTCGTGGCCGGAGGTCATTTCCACATCCGACAAGATCGCCGTGCTCGAGGCAGTCGTCGACGCCGGCGTCGACGAGATCGATGCGACCTCGCTGGTGCCCGCCCGCTATGCCCCGCAGTTCGCCGACGCCCGGGAGATCCTGGAGTTCCTGCGTGACAAGGATGTTCGGACTCGCGTCCTCACTCCGAACGTACGCGGCGTCGAACGCGCCATCGCGCTGCGCGACGAACTGGGCGGTGGCATCACGGCCATCGGATTCCCCATCTCCGCGTCCGAGGCGCACAACATCGCCAACCTCAAGAAGGATCACCGCGAGCAGTTCGCACAGATCGAGCAGATGATCGACCTCGCCCGCCGGGCCGGGTTGCAGACGGTGACCGCGGTCGCCACCGCCTATGGTTGCCCGATTGTGGGCGAGGTCGGCGAGGACGCCGTGTTCTCCATCGCGCGCCGGCTGGTGTCCCTGGGCGTCGATCGACTGATGCTCAGCGATACCACCGGCGTCGCCGACCCGATCCGGGTCGGCGCGTATACCCGCAGGGCACGCGAGGAGTTCACCGATGTCGGGTTGATCGCCCATTTCCACGACACGCGTGGCACCGGGATCGCCAACACCTGGGCGGCGGTGGCGGCCGGGGCCCACTGCGTCGATGCCTGCCTGGGCGGCATCGGCGGTGAGCCGTCCACGGTGGACCAAAACCACGTCGGTGAGACCGGCAACATCGCCGGCGAGGACATCGTCGTGCTGCTCGAGCGGGCGGGGGTGGCCACCGGCGTGGACATCGACGCCTTCATCGCTGCCGGGCACGTCGCCGAGACCGTACAGGCTCGTCCTGGCCGAAGTCTGGTGCAGCGCACCGGATCAGGGATTGGTGTCCCCCGGCTCGCGTCGGCGTCGGACACCCACGCGTGA
- a CDS encoding enoyl-CoA hydratase/isomerase family protein, producing the protein MTSFEEVSVTDELAEPGLGDRGVGDVCYRRDGHVATLTIDRPQRRNAMSFETLAGLRDGVLRAKADREVRVLVLTGSGDKAFCSGADLGGLRGQDVDPEVAHAGRGHLAELFTTLWGAGIPTIAKVRGYALAGGFGLAMSCDIVIASDDATFGAPEVAIGLWPYMITVPLTRSMPPKIALELMMTGRRVPADEAARLGFVNTVVRAGDLDRTVEEMAALLASRSPSAIRLGRSSFYQTLGAPAESALPLLHATLSVATTTDDAAEGVAAFAEKREPVWGRRQS; encoded by the coding sequence ATGACGAGCTTCGAGGAGGTCTCGGTGACGGACGAACTGGCCGAGCCCGGTCTGGGTGATCGGGGTGTGGGTGATGTGTGCTACCGCCGCGACGGGCATGTGGCGACGCTGACGATCGATCGGCCACAACGGCGCAATGCCATGAGTTTCGAGACTCTCGCGGGCCTGCGCGACGGGGTTCTGCGCGCCAAGGCCGATCGCGAGGTGCGGGTGCTCGTGCTGACCGGCAGCGGCGACAAGGCATTCTGCTCGGGAGCCGATCTCGGAGGCCTGCGTGGACAGGACGTGGATCCCGAAGTGGCGCATGCCGGTCGGGGTCACCTGGCCGAGCTGTTCACCACCCTGTGGGGCGCTGGGATTCCCACCATCGCCAAAGTCCGTGGCTACGCGCTGGCCGGCGGGTTCGGCCTGGCGATGTCGTGCGACATCGTCATCGCCTCCGACGATGCCACCTTCGGCGCCCCGGAAGTGGCAATCGGCTTGTGGCCGTACATGATCACCGTGCCGTTGACCAGGTCGATGCCGCCGAAGATCGCCCTCGAACTGATGATGACCGGGCGGCGCGTCCCCGCAGACGAGGCCGCCCGGCTGGGCTTCGTCAACACCGTGGTACGCGCCGGCGACCTCGATCGCACCGTCGAGGAGATGGCGGCATTGCTCGCCAGCCGGTCTCCCTCGGCGATTCGCCTGGGGCGCAGCAGCTTCTATCAGACACTCGGCGCCCCGGCGGAATCGGCGTTGCCGCTGCTGCACGCCACGCTGAGCGTGGCCACCACGACCGACGATGCCGCCGAAGGGGTCGCCGCCTTCGCCGAGAAGCGGGAACCGGTCTGGGGACGGCGGCAGTCGTGA
- a CDS encoding phytoene desaturase family protein: MTDSETFDAIVIGAGLGGLSVAALLAQKEGKRVLVLERENGIGGRIHHYRGDEIRTPEDYLGPLRASTGWLVDAQPPLEEMIERGLLSGFSFELGMHDIVNGAHSRMCHILEALGVPVEVVPLKACGFWSGGELHTLQRGSFPWFDDDEYAAMRRILREMLTMPIEEVRSYYRDSLKEFVEARSSEPTVIEFFNILGAFTVGMNSARELSAGEFMLITRMPMAAGLHFADGTLGQMGGDSFMEMAGNLAGIITAGGGEVRTGQTVGSILVEGGRAVGVELPGGQPRTIRADIVVSNVPIPLTLDRLLPSAAVPTDFADHVKGLRSSGAFVPIFGLSRSVIDIPGMLMTHIPIDDPAYPDGIVLGYEAHSLFVEGKAPSGKEIIECWVGVDTEQLAELRASGKIDLAKEAIRTFFSTAHPGFDEALEWALYPAFDMVVSVAPTPEQAWDSMLDPKCPGVEGLFFVGDSVKNYGGFMDGVAYGALLCTSEITGKDYLGEVLPAFQREMTPALEQIAPAH, translated from the coding sequence ATGACTGATTCGGAAACATTTGACGCCATCGTTATCGGCGCGGGACTGGGCGGCCTCAGTGTCGCGGCACTGCTCGCCCAGAAGGAGGGCAAGCGAGTGCTCGTCCTCGAGCGCGAGAACGGGATCGGCGGACGCATCCACCACTATCGAGGCGACGAGATCCGCACACCGGAGGACTACCTCGGTCCGCTGCGGGCCTCCACCGGCTGGCTGGTTGACGCGCAACCGCCACTGGAGGAGATGATCGAGCGGGGACTGCTGTCGGGATTCTCCTTCGAGCTCGGCATGCACGACATCGTCAACGGCGCCCACTCGCGGATGTGTCACATTCTCGAAGCACTCGGTGTGCCGGTGGAAGTGGTGCCGCTCAAGGCATGCGGATTCTGGAGCGGCGGCGAGCTACACACCTTGCAGCGCGGGAGCTTTCCCTGGTTCGACGACGACGAATACGCCGCCATGCGCCGCATCCTGCGGGAGATGCTGACCATGCCGATCGAAGAGGTGCGCAGCTACTACCGCGACTCCTTGAAAGAGTTCGTCGAGGCACGCTCGTCGGAACCGACGGTGATCGAATTCTTCAACATCCTCGGCGCCTTCACCGTCGGGATGAACTCCGCCCGCGAGTTGTCGGCGGGAGAGTTCATGCTGATCACCCGGATGCCCATGGCCGCCGGCCTACACTTCGCGGACGGCACGCTCGGACAGATGGGCGGCGACAGCTTCATGGAGATGGCGGGCAACCTCGCCGGAATCATCACCGCCGGCGGTGGCGAGGTCCGAACCGGGCAGACGGTCGGGTCGATCCTGGTCGAGGGCGGCAGGGCGGTCGGCGTCGAACTCCCCGGCGGGCAACCTCGCACGATCCGCGCCGACATCGTGGTGTCCAACGTCCCGATCCCACTCACCCTCGATCGGCTGCTGCCGTCGGCCGCGGTACCAACGGACTTCGCCGACCACGTCAAAGGCCTGCGCTCGAGTGGCGCGTTCGTGCCGATCTTCGGGTTGTCGAGGTCGGTCATCGACATCCCGGGAATGCTCATGACCCACATCCCGATCGACGATCCGGCCTACCCGGACGGAATCGTTCTCGGATACGAGGCACATTCGCTGTTCGTCGAGGGAAAGGCACCCTCGGGCAAGGAGATCATCGAATGCTGGGTGGGCGTGGACACCGAGCAGCTCGCCGAGCTGCGGGCCTCGGGCAAGATCGACCTGGCCAAGGAAGCCATTCGCACCTTCTTCTCCACCGCGCATCCCGGCTTCGACGAAGCGCTCGAGTGGGCGCTGTACCCCGCCTTCGACATGGTCGTCTCGGTGGCGCCGACACCCGAACAGGCCTGGGACTCGATGCTCGATCCGAAATGCCCGGGCGTGGAAGGCTTGTTCTTCGTCGGCGACTCGGTCAAGAACTACGGAGGCTTCATGGACGGCGTCGCCTACGGAGCGCTGCTGTGCACCTCGGAGATCACCGGCAAGGACTACCTCGGCGAGGTGCTGCCCGCATTCCAGCGTGAGATGACACCAGCCTTGGAGCAGATCGCCCCGGCCCACTGA
- a CDS encoding TetR/AcrR family transcriptional regulator, with the protein MSAQQSRAEVRSARLPATQRRIQLANVAARNFHELGYHRVSLAALATEVGLTAPAVYRHFRNKQALLAAAIASGLDLVEDALLRTVGGSLEDLVGAVTDAGLTRPDLWVLLQRESRFLEPDLRVEISSQFARIIESFVRRLRKERTDLSDADAHFLVAAATAVMSSPAELSSSPGRAEYRRELVSSALACLRFDLAAHPEGVDAVAVAAGAADSRREEIVAAATDLFFTRGYDAVSLDDIGGVLGMAGPSLLHYFQGKQQILQAPFDRATEEMHRWHREFVQADPPLTLRGQVSAYVAFALAHRTLVGVYVSDVIHLPDDALDSTRVALRELMSDWVTTLSAAEDSLTTPAARARVAAALVVINDLVRLGHYHERPGVASEITGLALAVLEHDATGPRRASGVR; encoded by the coding sequence ATGTCGGCGCAGCAGAGTAGGGCCGAGGTGCGTTCGGCTCGGCTACCCGCGACGCAACGACGAATCCAGCTGGCCAATGTCGCGGCCCGCAACTTCCACGAACTCGGCTATCATCGGGTGTCGCTGGCCGCGCTGGCCACCGAGGTGGGGCTCACCGCCCCCGCGGTGTACCGGCATTTCCGCAACAAGCAGGCGCTTCTGGCCGCGGCGATCGCCAGCGGCCTCGACCTCGTCGAGGACGCTCTGCTGCGGACAGTGGGCGGCTCGCTGGAGGATCTGGTGGGTGCAGTCACCGACGCGGGATTGACGCGACCCGATCTGTGGGTGCTCCTTCAACGTGAGTCGCGGTTTCTCGAACCCGATCTGCGAGTGGAGATCTCGTCTCAGTTCGCCCGGATCATCGAGAGCTTCGTGCGGAGGCTTCGCAAGGAGCGCACCGACCTTTCCGATGCTGACGCGCATTTCCTCGTTGCCGCCGCCACCGCGGTGATGTCGAGCCCAGCTGAGCTCTCTTCCTCGCCCGGCCGGGCGGAGTACCGCCGGGAATTGGTGTCCTCGGCCTTGGCCTGCCTGCGATTCGATCTCGCGGCGCACCCCGAGGGCGTCGACGCGGTTGCCGTCGCTGCCGGCGCGGCCGACTCGCGGCGGGAGGAGATCGTCGCGGCGGCCACCGATCTGTTCTTCACCCGCGGATACGACGCGGTGAGCCTCGACGACATCGGCGGCGTCCTCGGAATGGCCGGTCCGAGCCTGCTGCACTATTTCCAGGGCAAGCAGCAGATCTTGCAGGCACCGTTCGACCGGGCAACCGAGGAGATGCACCGCTGGCACCGCGAGTTCGTCCAGGCGGATCCGCCGCTGACGCTGAGGGGCCAGGTGTCGGCATACGTGGCGTTCGCACTTGCCCATCGCACGCTGGTGGGGGTGTATGTGTCCGACGTGATTCATCTGCCCGACGATGCCCTGGACAGTACGCGTGTGGCGCTGCGCGAACTGATGTCGGACTGGGTGACAACCCTTTCTGCGGCCGAGGACTCACTCACCACCCCGGCCGCGCGTGCGAGAGTCGCCGCGGCGCTGGTGGTGATCAACGATCTGGTTCGCCTGGGCCACTATCACGAGCGTCCGGGCGTGGCGTCGGAGATCACCGGATTGGCGCTGGCGGTGCTGGAGCACGACGCCACCGGTCCACGGCGAGCATCCGGCGTGCGGTGA
- a CDS encoding acetyl-CoA C-acetyltransferase, whose amino-acid sequence MSSDAYVFDALRTPRGKGRPTGALYGVKPVTLAANLLRELTVRHPHFDPAAVDDIVLGIVTPIGDQGAVLPKTAAMMANWPPHVGGLQINRYCGSGLESVNIAAQKVRSGWDQLVVAGGVESMSRVPLGTDGGAWVNDPETNHDTSFIPQGVAADLIATLEGFDRETVDAYAVESQRRAAHAWDNEYFSTSVVPVRDRNGTMILDQDEHMRPTTTLDSLGTLPSPFGPMGETGFDAVALQKYHWIERIDHVHHAGNSSGIVDGASVVLVGNKRIGTTLGLRPRARIVATATSGADQTIMLTGPIPATRKLLATAGLTVDDIDLFEVNEAFASIPLMYGKELGISLDKINVNGGAIAMGHPLGATGGMLVGTALDELERTGGRRAVITLCIGAGMGVATLIERV is encoded by the coding sequence ATGTCTTCAGATGCTTACGTATTCGACGCACTCCGAACCCCACGGGGTAAGGGCAGACCCACCGGAGCGCTCTACGGCGTCAAACCGGTGACACTCGCCGCAAATCTTCTTCGCGAACTTACCGTTCGGCATCCGCACTTCGACCCGGCGGCCGTCGACGACATCGTTCTGGGTATCGTGACCCCGATCGGTGATCAAGGCGCCGTTCTTCCCAAAACTGCTGCGATGATGGCGAATTGGCCACCGCACGTCGGCGGCTTGCAGATCAATCGCTATTGCGGGTCGGGCCTCGAATCGGTGAACATCGCCGCCCAAAAGGTGCGGTCGGGATGGGATCAGCTCGTGGTCGCCGGTGGCGTGGAGTCGATGTCCCGAGTGCCACTGGGCACCGACGGCGGCGCCTGGGTCAACGACCCGGAGACCAATCACGACACCTCCTTCATCCCGCAGGGGGTCGCCGCCGACCTCATCGCCACCCTCGAGGGATTCGACCGGGAGACGGTCGACGCCTATGCCGTGGAGTCCCAACGACGAGCCGCACACGCGTGGGATAATGAATACTTCTCAACTTCGGTTGTGCCCGTGCGTGATCGCAACGGCACGATGATCCTCGACCAGGACGAACACATGCGTCCGACCACGACCCTGGACTCACTGGGCACACTGCCGAGCCCGTTCGGCCCGATGGGCGAGACGGGATTCGATGCGGTGGCATTGCAGAAGTACCACTGGATCGAGCGCATCGACCACGTCCACCACGCCGGCAACTCCTCGGGCATCGTCGACGGCGCCTCGGTGGTGCTCGTCGGCAACAAGCGCATCGGAACCACGTTGGGCCTGCGCCCCCGCGCACGAATAGTGGCCACCGCGACCTCCGGTGCCGACCAGACCATCATGCTGACCGGACCGATCCCGGCCACCCGGAAGCTCTTGGCGACAGCCGGTCTCACCGTCGATGACATCGATCTGTTCGAGGTGAATGAGGCGTTCGCGTCGATTCCGCTGATGTACGGCAAGGAACTCGGCATCTCGCTGGACAAGATCAACGTCAACGGCGGCGCCATTGCTATGGGTCACCCGCTCGGGGCCACCGGCGGGATGTTGGTTGGCACGGCACTCGACGAACTCGAACGCACCGGTGGCCGGCGCGCGGTGATCACCCTGTGCATCGGCGCCGGGATGGGCGTGGCCACCTTGATCGAGCGCGTCTGA